One part of the Candidatus Aminicenantes bacterium genome encodes these proteins:
- a CDS encoding PKD domain-containing protein, whose protein sequence is MIRRSGILLASLAVLSLASPALATISYTPARPNIDQAVTFNISVGFGSVDPGSVLWRFGDGATASGQIMVQHVFGRIGTFTVQCHYYHAFSVASGVWVDEETALTVVEDRSVSAKPSNPQVNQAVAFTAVNFLSASIRWSFGDGTPAVMGGAAINHAFTRPGIFVVAARDKGGAGLVDITATVSVAVDISRRSIAFAPAMPVARQPVTFTAVNFYTTDIRWDFGDGTPAVSGGPTSTHAFVATGLYTVQAWDWNGLGGGPTSITIRVEQPTGPTAPFQIFFLQLRFEDGLSYKVVPRGFAGLTAFADIKYEGTGLFQAQWLVDGMPFQTASQALPFAEATTLNSGRIPALPTSMTGMHEVSLRILSPASTLTMPIIRYFVSAETGTPPLRGLNLQVATVEGLKGVASELRLDSLRIPAGTYFILNGSVTYAQAAPIRYGLLRIHLGDDLADQQILRDLKPAETRGFTTSIFNPTPEGKFIYITLYDISDPNAPKLLYLKKIAILPND, encoded by the coding sequence ATGATCCGCCGCTCCGGAATCCTCCTGGCGTCCCTGGCCGTGTTGTCCTTGGCGAGCCCGGCCCTGGCCACGATCAGCTATACCCCCGCCCGGCCGAACATAGACCAGGCCGTGACGTTCAACATCAGCGTCGGCTTCGGCAGCGTCGATCCCGGCTCCGTCCTCTGGAGGTTCGGCGACGGGGCCACCGCCTCGGGCCAGATCATGGTCCAGCACGTCTTCGGGCGGATCGGAACATTCACCGTCCAGTGCCACTACTACCATGCATTCTCCGTCGCCAGTGGAGTCTGGGTCGACGAGGAGACCGCGCTCACCGTGGTCGAGGACCGTTCGGTTTCGGCGAAGCCGTCCAACCCGCAGGTCAACCAAGCTGTCGCCTTCACCGCCGTGAACTTCCTATCCGCCAGCATTCGGTGGAGCTTCGGCGACGGCACGCCCGCCGTCATGGGGGGCGCGGCCATCAACCACGCCTTCACCCGGCCGGGCATCTTCGTCGTCGCGGCCCGGGACAAGGGCGGCGCCGGTCTGGTGGACATCACGGCCACGGTCAGCGTAGCCGTGGACATCTCTCGGCGCAGCATCGCCTTCGCGCCCGCTATGCCGGTGGCGCGCCAGCCGGTGACGTTCACCGCGGTTAATTTCTACACCACCGACATCCGCTGGGACTTCGGGGACGGCACGCCCGCCGTTTCGGGTGGCCCGACGAGCACGCACGCGTTCGTCGCAACAGGCCTCTATACAGTTCAGGCCTGGGATTGGAACGGCCTGGGGGGCGGACCGACTTCGATCACGATCCGAGTCGAACAGCCCACCGGCCCGACGGCTCCTTTCCAGATCTTCTTCCTCCAATTGCGCTTCGAGGACGGCCTGTCCTACAAGGTCGTTCCGCGCGGCTTCGCCGGCCTGACCGCCTTCGCCGACATCAAATACGAAGGGACGGGCCTGTTCCAGGCCCAGTGGCTGGTGGACGGCATGCCGTTCCAGACCGCCTCCCAAGCCCTGCCGTTCGCTGAGGCGACGACCCTGAATTCGGGCCGCATCCCCGCCCTGCCGACCTCGATGACGGGCATGCACGAGGTCAGCCTCCGCATCCTGTCCCCCGCCTCGACCCTGACCATGCCCATCATCCGCTATTTCGTCTCGGCCGAGACGGGCACACCGCCGCTTCGCGGGCTCAACCTGCAGGTGGCTACGGTCGAGGGCTTGAAAGGCGTCGCCAGCGAGCTGCGCCTGGACAGCCTGCGGATTCCGGCCGGAACGTATTTCATCCTCAACGGCTCGGTCACCTATGCCCAGGCGGCGCCCATCCGCTACGGGTTGCTCCGCATCCACCTGGGGGATGATCTCGCGGACCAACAGATTCTGCGGGATCTGAAGCCGGCCGAGACCAGGGGCTTCACGACCTCCATCTTCAACCCGACGCCCGAGGGCAAGTTCATCTATATCACGCTCTACGACATCAGCGACCCGAACGCGCCCAAGCTGCTGTATCTGAAAAAGATCGCGATACTGCCG